From the genome of Phyllostomus discolor isolate MPI-MPIP mPhyDis1 chromosome 12, mPhyDis1.pri.v3, whole genome shotgun sequence, one region includes:
- the CCNE1 gene encoding G1/S-specific cyclin-E1 isoform X1, producing MPRERRERDAKEPDGMKEESGADVSAHSRKRKANVAVFLQDPDEEIDKIDKPARSESGGQPWDGRAASENPCSLIPTPDKDKDEDELGFPSSAHKTPVARPARATPLPMLNWANREEVWKIMLNKEQTYLRDTHFLQRHPLLQPRMRAILLDWLMEVCEVYKLHRETFYLAQDFFDRYMATQHDIVKTLLQLIGISSLFIAAKLEEIYPPKLHQFAYVTDGACSGDDILTMELIIMKALKWHLSPLTIVSWLNVYMQVAYLNDLYEVLLPQYPQQVFIQIVELLDLCVLDVGCLEFSYGVLAASALYHFSSCELMQKVSGFQWSDVEKCVKWMVPFAMVIKETGSSKLKQFRGVPAEDAHNIQTHLGSLDLLDKAQAKKAMLSEQNRVSPLPSGLLTPPPSGKKQSGDQDAA from the exons ATGccgagggagagaagggagag GGATGCCAAGGAGCCTGACGGCATGAAGGAGGAGAGCGGCGCCGATGTCTCTGCTCACTCCAGGAAGAGGAAGGCAAATGTGGCCGTT TTTTTGCAGGACCCAGACGAGGAAATTGACAAAATCGACAAGCCCGCCAGAAGCGAGAGCGGCGGTCAG CCTTGGGACGGCCGCGCAGCCTCCGAGAACCCGTGCTCCCTGATCCCCACGCCAGACAAGGACAAAGACGAGGACGAGCTGGGGTTCCCCAGCTCTGCGCACAAGACCCCCGTCGCCAGGCCGGCCCGAGCCACGCCGCTGCCCATGCTGAA CTGGGCGAACCGCGAGGAGGTCTGGAAGATCATGCTGAACAAGGAGCAGACGTACCTGCGGGACACGCACTTCCTGCAGCGGCACCCGCTCCTGCAGCCGAGGATGCGGGCGATTCTGCTGGACTGGCTGATGGAG GTGTGCGAGGTCTACAAGCTGCACAGGGAGACGTTCTACCTGGCGCAGGACTTCTTCGACCGCTACATGGCCACGCAGCACGACATCGTGAAGACGCTGCTGCAGCTCATTGGCATCTCGTCCCTGTTCATCGCCGCCAAGCTCGAG GAGATCTACCCTCCCAAGCTGCACCAGTTCGCGTACGTCACCGATGGGGCCTGCTCGGGGGACGACATCCTCACCATGGAGCTGATCATCATGAAG GCTCTTAAGTGGCATTTAAGCCCCCTGACCATCGTGTCCTGGCTGAACGTGTACATGCAGGTGGCCTACCTGAACGACCTGTACGAGGTGCTCCTGCCGCAGTATCCCCAGCAGGTCTTCATCCAGATCGTGGAG CTTTTGGACCTCTGCGTCCTGGACGTCGGCTGCTTAGAGTTTTCCTACGGCGTCCTGGCCGCCTCCGCGCTGTACCATTTCTCCTCGTGCGAGCTGATGCAGAAGGTCTCGG GGTTCCAGTGGAGCGACGTGGAGAAGTGCGTCAAGTGGATGGTGCCCTTCGCCATGGTCATCAAGGAGACGGGCAGCTCCAAGCTGAAGCAGTTCCGGGGCGTTCCCGCCGAAGACGCCCACAACATCCAGACACATCTGGGCAGCTTGGACCTGCTG GACAAAGCCCAGGCGAAGAAGGCCATGTTGTCTGAACAAAATCGGGTTTCTCCTCTCCCGTCCGGGCTCCTCACCCCGCCTCCGAGCGGCAAGAAGCAGAGCGGCGACCAGGACGCAGCGTGA
- the CCNE1 gene encoding G1/S-specific cyclin-E1 isoform X2, which translates to MPRERRERDAKEPDGMKEESGADVSAHSRKRKANVAVPWDGRAASENPCSLIPTPDKDKDEDELGFPSSAHKTPVARPARATPLPMLNWANREEVWKIMLNKEQTYLRDTHFLQRHPLLQPRMRAILLDWLMEVCEVYKLHRETFYLAQDFFDRYMATQHDIVKTLLQLIGISSLFIAAKLEEIYPPKLHQFAYVTDGACSGDDILTMELIIMKALKWHLSPLTIVSWLNVYMQVAYLNDLYEVLLPQYPQQVFIQIVELLDLCVLDVGCLEFSYGVLAASALYHFSSCELMQKVSGFQWSDVEKCVKWMVPFAMVIKETGSSKLKQFRGVPAEDAHNIQTHLGSLDLLDKAQAKKAMLSEQNRVSPLPSGLLTPPPSGKKQSGDQDAA; encoded by the exons ATGccgagggagagaagggagag GGATGCCAAGGAGCCTGACGGCATGAAGGAGGAGAGCGGCGCCGATGTCTCTGCTCACTCCAGGAAGAGGAAGGCAAATGTGGCCGTT CCTTGGGACGGCCGCGCAGCCTCCGAGAACCCGTGCTCCCTGATCCCCACGCCAGACAAGGACAAAGACGAGGACGAGCTGGGGTTCCCCAGCTCTGCGCACAAGACCCCCGTCGCCAGGCCGGCCCGAGCCACGCCGCTGCCCATGCTGAA CTGGGCGAACCGCGAGGAGGTCTGGAAGATCATGCTGAACAAGGAGCAGACGTACCTGCGGGACACGCACTTCCTGCAGCGGCACCCGCTCCTGCAGCCGAGGATGCGGGCGATTCTGCTGGACTGGCTGATGGAG GTGTGCGAGGTCTACAAGCTGCACAGGGAGACGTTCTACCTGGCGCAGGACTTCTTCGACCGCTACATGGCCACGCAGCACGACATCGTGAAGACGCTGCTGCAGCTCATTGGCATCTCGTCCCTGTTCATCGCCGCCAAGCTCGAG GAGATCTACCCTCCCAAGCTGCACCAGTTCGCGTACGTCACCGATGGGGCCTGCTCGGGGGACGACATCCTCACCATGGAGCTGATCATCATGAAG GCTCTTAAGTGGCATTTAAGCCCCCTGACCATCGTGTCCTGGCTGAACGTGTACATGCAGGTGGCCTACCTGAACGACCTGTACGAGGTGCTCCTGCCGCAGTATCCCCAGCAGGTCTTCATCCAGATCGTGGAG CTTTTGGACCTCTGCGTCCTGGACGTCGGCTGCTTAGAGTTTTCCTACGGCGTCCTGGCCGCCTCCGCGCTGTACCATTTCTCCTCGTGCGAGCTGATGCAGAAGGTCTCGG GGTTCCAGTGGAGCGACGTGGAGAAGTGCGTCAAGTGGATGGTGCCCTTCGCCATGGTCATCAAGGAGACGGGCAGCTCCAAGCTGAAGCAGTTCCGGGGCGTTCCCGCCGAAGACGCCCACAACATCCAGACACATCTGGGCAGCTTGGACCTGCTG GACAAAGCCCAGGCGAAGAAGGCCATGTTGTCTGAACAAAATCGGGTTTCTCCTCTCCCGTCCGGGCTCCTCACCCCGCCTCCGAGCGGCAAGAAGCAGAGCGGCGACCAGGACGCAGCGTGA